The following coding sequences lie in one Rhinolophus ferrumequinum isolate MPI-CBG mRhiFer1 chromosome 14, mRhiFer1_v1.p, whole genome shotgun sequence genomic window:
- the RHPN1 gene encoding rhophilin-1 isoform X2, with translation MLFPPGLLGAVGLGLPGIQSRSSEGVGGRLSVLHPFPPRLGFRMGEVVPPANVITQHLCPSLLGDALTTGPASPSGDSRCEQGFHPALKIRLALLAPTPPHPGHSSWPGLLNGALGSRGHEECCRAQNGPSGEAAALPTPDTSPGVLSTGNQMNHVARTVLWSRWPLPSTGPSHPGRQPWLLTQNLGTCCRFAVRPLEGEGCDFGRGLPLPPQILRPGGETAHVFGSFPPAQSNHGGHLGEEAQASRKTDTEPAEWREESCVLSHSLLVPPCDQPHSYLQGCDTLAVQTPCGRLQSRRARIHQQINKELRMRTGAENLYRATSNARVRETVALELSYVNSSLQLLKEELEELNCSVDTDTPDREGATVPMIPLGLKETKELDWSTALKELISGHFGEDGASYETEIRELTNLRQAVRTPSRSESGLELLTAYYNQLCLLDARFVTPARSLGLLFQWYDSLTGVPAQQRALAFEKGSVLFNIGALHTQIGARQDRGCPTGTSRAAESFQRAAGAFNLLRQKFSRAPSPDMSPASLSMLEQLMAAQAQECVFEGLSLPAPTAPRDCLAQLHLAQEAAQVAAQYELVHQAMIQPPVCNYVPFPWTTLVHVKAKHFHSLAHYHAAVALCDSPSAEAELLAPEQVFLGPLPPSEPRGLTLPQEREERRKLGKAHLKRAILGQEEALRLHALGRALRRVDLLQAVLGQALRCSLTRYSELDLEDDFFEATEAPDIQPKTHRTLEVRAPSFSRVKVADIFHRLGPLSVFSAKNRWRLVGPVHVTRGESGFGFTLRGDSPVLIAAVIPGGHAAAAGLQEGDYIVSVNGQPCKWWKHAEVVAQLKGVGDEGVSLQVVTLLPSTEPPSTGDRRPALRGLLRNQKECGWGTSVPVRTSPRPLLGWGRKAKRDKTAGGLSPASQP, from the exons ATGCTGTTTCCTCCTGGGCTGCTGGGGGCCGTTGGGCTCGGGCTTCCGGGCATCCAGAGCCGCAGCAGTGAGGGTGTGGGGGGTCGCCTTTCTGTTCTCCACCCCTTCCCACCCAGGCTGGGTTTCCGGATGGGGGAAGTTGTGCCACCAGCAAACGTGATTACCCAGCATCTGTGCCCCTCCCTGCTGGGAGATGCCCTCACCACGGGCCCAGCCTCCCCCAGTGGGGACAGCAGGTGTGAGCAGGGCTTTCACCCAGCCCTGAAGATCAGGCTCGCGTTGCTCGCTCCCACACCTCCCCATCCAGGTCACTCCAGCTGGCCTGGCCTCCTAAATGGAGCGTTGGGGTCAAGAGGCCATGAGGAGTGCTGCCGAGCACAGAATGGACCCAGCGGGGAGGCGGCGGCTCTCCCCACTCCTGACACATCTCCAGGAGTACTCAGCACCGGAAACCAAATGAACCATGTGGCGAGGACAGTGCTGTGGAGCCGGTGGCCTCTGCCCAGCACAGGACCCTCCCACCCAGGCAGACAGCCATGGCTGCTCACCCAGAACCTGGGAACCTGCTGCAGGTTTGCAGTCAGACCTTTGGAAGGAGAGGGATGTGACTTTGGCCGtggcctgcccctccctcctcagaTTCTCAGGCCTGGAGGGGAGACTGCCCATGTCTTTGGCTCATTCCCTCCTGCACAGAGTAACCATGGGGGGCACCTCGGAGAAGAGGCCCAGGCCAGCAGGAAGACAGACACTGAGCCAGCAGAGTGGAGGGAGGAGAGTTGTGTTTTGTCTCATTCCCTCCTGGTGCCACCCTGCGACCAGCCCCACTCCTACCTACAG GGCTGTGACACCCTGGCGGTGCAAACACCGTGCGGCCGCCTTCAGAGCCGCAGGGCCCGGATCCATCAGCAGATCAACAAGGAGCTACGGATGCGGACGGGGGCTGAGAACCTCTACAG AGCCACCAGCAATGCCAGGGTCAGGGAGACggtggccctggagctgagctacgtcAACTCCAGCCTGCAGCTGCTGAAGGAAGAATTGGAGGAGCTCAACTGCAGCGTGGACACGGACACGCCTGATAG GGAAGGTGCCACTGTCCCCATGATTCCCCTGGGGCTGAAGGAGACCAAGGAGCTGGATTGGTCCACAGCCCTGAAG GAACTGATCTCTGGGCACTTTGGAGAGGATGGCGCCTCCTATGAGACGGAAATCAGGGAGCTGACAAACCTGCGGCAG GCCGTGCGGACCCCCAGCCGGAGTGAGTCTGGCCTGGAGCTGCTCACGGCATACTACAACCAGCTCTGCCTCCTGGACGCTCGCTTCGTCACCCCTGCCCGGAGCCTGGGGCTGCTCTTCCAGTG GTATGACTCGCTCACAGGGGTCCCGGCCCAGCAGCGGGCGCTAGCCTTCGAGAAGGGCAGTGTGCTCTTCAACATCGGAGCCCTCCACACCCAGATCGGGGCACGCCAGGACCGTGGCTGCCCCACGGGCACCAGCCGCGCCGCGGAGTCCTTCCAGAGGGCTGCTG GGGCCTTCAACCTCCTGAGGCAGAAGTTCTCCCGTGCACCCAGCCCGGACATGAGCCCCGCCTCACTGTCCATGCTGGAGCAGCTCATGGCCGCCCAGGCTCAGGAGTGTGTCTTTGAGGGCCTCTCGCTTCCAGCCCCTACGGCGCCCCGTGACTGCCTGGCCCAGCTGCACCTGGCTCAGGAGGCCGCCCAG GTGGCGGCCCAGTATGAGCTGGTACACCAGGCCATGATCCAGCCTCCCGTGTGCAACTATGTTCCCTTCCCCTGGACCACCCTGGTGCACGTCAAGGCCAAGCACTTCCACTCCCTGGCCCACTACCACGCGGCCGTGGCCCTGTGCGACAGCCCCT CCGCTGAGGCAGAACTCCTGGCACCGGAGCAGGTCTTCCTCGGGCCCCTGCCCCCATCTGAGCCCCGGGGCCTCACGCTGCCGCAGGAGCGTGAGGAGCGCAGGAAGCTAG GCAAGGCCCACCTAAAGCGTGCCATCCTGGGGCAAGAGGAGGCTCTGCGGCTGCATGCCCTGGGCCGTGCCCTGCGCAGGGTGGACCTCCTGCAGGCCGTGCTGGGCCAGGCGCTGCGGTGCTCGCTGACCAGGTACTCGGAGCTGGATCTCGAGGACGACTTCTTCGAGGCTACCGAGGCCCCCGACATCCAGC CTAAGACACACCGGACTCTGGAGGTCAGGGCACCCAGCTTTTCCCGGGTGAAGGTGGCTGATATCTTCCACCGGCTG GGGCCCCTGTCTGTGTTCTCAGCCAAGAACCGCTGGCGGCTGGTAGGGCCCGTCCATGTGACCCGAGGGGAGAGTGGCTTTGGCTTCACACTGCGGGGAGACTCACCGGTCCTCATCGCTGCTGTCATTCCGGGGGGCCATGCTGCG GCAGCTGGCCTGCAGGAGGGCGACTACATCGTGTCTGTGAATGGGCAGCCGTGTAAGTGGTGGAAGCACGCCGAGGTGGTGGCCCAGCTGAAGGGCGTGGGTGACGAGGGCGTGAGCCTGCAGGTGGTGACGCTGCTGCCCAGCACTGAGCCACCCAGCACA GGGGACCGCCGGCCAGCCCTGCGGGGGCTTCTGAGGAACCAGAAGGAGTGTGGCTGGGGCACCTCAGTGCCTGTGCGaaccagccccaggcccctccttGGCTGGGGCCGCAAGGCCAAGAGGGACAAGACTGCAGGGGGGCTGtccccagcctcccagccctGA
- the RHPN1 gene encoding rhophilin-1 isoform X7: MRTGAENLYRATSNARVRETVALELSYVNSSLQLLKEELEELNCSVDTDTPDREGATVPMIPLGLKETKELDWSTALKELISGHFGEDGASYETEIRELTNLRQAVRTPSRSESGLELLTAYYNQLCLLDARFVTPARSLGLLFQWYDSLTGVPAQQRALAFEKGSVLFNIGALHTQIGARQDRGCPTGTSRAAESFQRAAGAFNLLRQKFSRAPSPDMSPASLSMLEQLMAAQAQECVFEGLSLPAPTAPRDCLAQLHLAQEAAQVAAQYELVHQAMIQPPVCNYVPFPWTTLVHVKAKHFHSLAHYHAAVALCDSPSAEAELLAPEQVFLGPLPPSEPRGLTLPQEREERRKLGKAHLKRAILGQEEALRLHALGRALRRVDLLQAVLGQALRCSLTRYSELDLEDDFFEATEAPDIQPKTHRTLEVRAPSFSRVKVADIFHRLGPLSVFSAKNRWRLVGPVHVTRGESGFGFTLRGDSPVLIAAVIPGGHAAAAGLQEGDYIVSVNGQPCKWWKHAEVVAQLKGVGDEGVSLQVVTLLPSTEPPSTGDRRPALRGLLRNQKECGWGTSVPVRTSPRPLLGWGRKAKRDKTAGGLSPASQP, encoded by the exons ATGCGGACGGGGGCTGAGAACCTCTACAG AGCCACCAGCAATGCCAGGGTCAGGGAGACggtggccctggagctgagctacgtcAACTCCAGCCTGCAGCTGCTGAAGGAAGAATTGGAGGAGCTCAACTGCAGCGTGGACACGGACACGCCTGATAG GGAAGGTGCCACTGTCCCCATGATTCCCCTGGGGCTGAAGGAGACCAAGGAGCTGGATTGGTCCACAGCCCTGAAG GAACTGATCTCTGGGCACTTTGGAGAGGATGGCGCCTCCTATGAGACGGAAATCAGGGAGCTGACAAACCTGCGGCAG GCCGTGCGGACCCCCAGCCGGAGTGAGTCTGGCCTGGAGCTGCTCACGGCATACTACAACCAGCTCTGCCTCCTGGACGCTCGCTTCGTCACCCCTGCCCGGAGCCTGGGGCTGCTCTTCCAGTG GTATGACTCGCTCACAGGGGTCCCGGCCCAGCAGCGGGCGCTAGCCTTCGAGAAGGGCAGTGTGCTCTTCAACATCGGAGCCCTCCACACCCAGATCGGGGCACGCCAGGACCGTGGCTGCCCCACGGGCACCAGCCGCGCCGCGGAGTCCTTCCAGAGGGCTGCTG GGGCCTTCAACCTCCTGAGGCAGAAGTTCTCCCGTGCACCCAGCCCGGACATGAGCCCCGCCTCACTGTCCATGCTGGAGCAGCTCATGGCCGCCCAGGCTCAGGAGTGTGTCTTTGAGGGCCTCTCGCTTCCAGCCCCTACGGCGCCCCGTGACTGCCTGGCCCAGCTGCACCTGGCTCAGGAGGCCGCCCAG GTGGCGGCCCAGTATGAGCTGGTACACCAGGCCATGATCCAGCCTCCCGTGTGCAACTATGTTCCCTTCCCCTGGACCACCCTGGTGCACGTCAAGGCCAAGCACTTCCACTCCCTGGCCCACTACCACGCGGCCGTGGCCCTGTGCGACAGCCCCT CCGCTGAGGCAGAACTCCTGGCACCGGAGCAGGTCTTCCTCGGGCCCCTGCCCCCATCTGAGCCCCGGGGCCTCACGCTGCCGCAGGAGCGTGAGGAGCGCAGGAAGCTAG GCAAGGCCCACCTAAAGCGTGCCATCCTGGGGCAAGAGGAGGCTCTGCGGCTGCATGCCCTGGGCCGTGCCCTGCGCAGGGTGGACCTCCTGCAGGCCGTGCTGGGCCAGGCGCTGCGGTGCTCGCTGACCAGGTACTCGGAGCTGGATCTCGAGGACGACTTCTTCGAGGCTACCGAGGCCCCCGACATCCAGC CTAAGACACACCGGACTCTGGAGGTCAGGGCACCCAGCTTTTCCCGGGTGAAGGTGGCTGATATCTTCCACCGGCTG GGGCCCCTGTCTGTGTTCTCAGCCAAGAACCGCTGGCGGCTGGTAGGGCCCGTCCATGTGACCCGAGGGGAGAGTGGCTTTGGCTTCACACTGCGGGGAGACTCACCGGTCCTCATCGCTGCTGTCATTCCGGGGGGCCATGCTGCG GCAGCTGGCCTGCAGGAGGGCGACTACATCGTGTCTGTGAATGGGCAGCCGTGTAAGTGGTGGAAGCACGCCGAGGTGGTGGCCCAGCTGAAGGGCGTGGGTGACGAGGGCGTGAGCCTGCAGGTGGTGACGCTGCTGCCCAGCACTGAGCCACCCAGCACA GGGGACCGCCGGCCAGCCCTGCGGGGGCTTCTGAGGAACCAGAAGGAGTGTGGCTGGGGCACCTCAGTGCCTGTGCGaaccagccccaggcccctccttGGCTGGGGCCGCAAGGCCAAGAGGGACAAGACTGCAGGGGGGCTGtccccagcctcccagccctGA
- the RHPN1 gene encoding rhophilin-1 isoform X6 → MRTGAENLYRARASPQPGLPRATSNARVRETVALELSYVNSSLQLLKEELEELNCSVDTDTPDREGATVPMIPLGLKETKELDWSTALKELISGHFGEDGASYETEIRELTNLRQAVRTPSRSESGLELLTAYYNQLCLLDARFVTPARSLGLLFQWYDSLTGVPAQQRALAFEKGSVLFNIGALHTQIGARQDRGCPTGTSRAAESFQRAAGAFNLLRQKFSRAPSPDMSPASLSMLEQLMAAQAQECVFEGLSLPAPTAPRDCLAQLHLAQEAAQVAAQYELVHQAMIQPPVCNYVPFPWTTLVHVKAKHFHSLAHYHAAVALCDSPSAEAELLAPEQVFLGPLPPSEPRGLTLPQEREERRKLGKAHLKRAILGQEEALRLHALGRALRRVDLLQAVLGQALRCSLTRYSELDLEDDFFEATEAPDIQPKTHRTLEVRAPSFSRVKVADIFHRLGPLSVFSAKNRWRLVGPVHVTRGESGFGFTLRGDSPVLIAAVIPGGHAAAAGLQEGDYIVSVNGQPCKWWKHAEVVAQLKGVGDEGVSLQVVTLLPSTEPPSTGDRRPALRGLLRNQKECGWGTSVPVRTSPRPLLGWGRKAKRDKTAGGLSPASQP, encoded by the exons ATGCGGACGGGGGCTGAGAACCTCTACAG GGCTAGAGCTTCACCTCAGCCTGGCCTCCCCAGAGCCACCAGCAATGCCAGGGTCAGGGAGACggtggccctggagctgagctacgtcAACTCCAGCCTGCAGCTGCTGAAGGAAGAATTGGAGGAGCTCAACTGCAGCGTGGACACGGACACGCCTGATAG GGAAGGTGCCACTGTCCCCATGATTCCCCTGGGGCTGAAGGAGACCAAGGAGCTGGATTGGTCCACAGCCCTGAAG GAACTGATCTCTGGGCACTTTGGAGAGGATGGCGCCTCCTATGAGACGGAAATCAGGGAGCTGACAAACCTGCGGCAG GCCGTGCGGACCCCCAGCCGGAGTGAGTCTGGCCTGGAGCTGCTCACGGCATACTACAACCAGCTCTGCCTCCTGGACGCTCGCTTCGTCACCCCTGCCCGGAGCCTGGGGCTGCTCTTCCAGTG GTATGACTCGCTCACAGGGGTCCCGGCCCAGCAGCGGGCGCTAGCCTTCGAGAAGGGCAGTGTGCTCTTCAACATCGGAGCCCTCCACACCCAGATCGGGGCACGCCAGGACCGTGGCTGCCCCACGGGCACCAGCCGCGCCGCGGAGTCCTTCCAGAGGGCTGCTG GGGCCTTCAACCTCCTGAGGCAGAAGTTCTCCCGTGCACCCAGCCCGGACATGAGCCCCGCCTCACTGTCCATGCTGGAGCAGCTCATGGCCGCCCAGGCTCAGGAGTGTGTCTTTGAGGGCCTCTCGCTTCCAGCCCCTACGGCGCCCCGTGACTGCCTGGCCCAGCTGCACCTGGCTCAGGAGGCCGCCCAG GTGGCGGCCCAGTATGAGCTGGTACACCAGGCCATGATCCAGCCTCCCGTGTGCAACTATGTTCCCTTCCCCTGGACCACCCTGGTGCACGTCAAGGCCAAGCACTTCCACTCCCTGGCCCACTACCACGCGGCCGTGGCCCTGTGCGACAGCCCCT CCGCTGAGGCAGAACTCCTGGCACCGGAGCAGGTCTTCCTCGGGCCCCTGCCCCCATCTGAGCCCCGGGGCCTCACGCTGCCGCAGGAGCGTGAGGAGCGCAGGAAGCTAG GCAAGGCCCACCTAAAGCGTGCCATCCTGGGGCAAGAGGAGGCTCTGCGGCTGCATGCCCTGGGCCGTGCCCTGCGCAGGGTGGACCTCCTGCAGGCCGTGCTGGGCCAGGCGCTGCGGTGCTCGCTGACCAGGTACTCGGAGCTGGATCTCGAGGACGACTTCTTCGAGGCTACCGAGGCCCCCGACATCCAGC CTAAGACACACCGGACTCTGGAGGTCAGGGCACCCAGCTTTTCCCGGGTGAAGGTGGCTGATATCTTCCACCGGCTG GGGCCCCTGTCTGTGTTCTCAGCCAAGAACCGCTGGCGGCTGGTAGGGCCCGTCCATGTGACCCGAGGGGAGAGTGGCTTTGGCTTCACACTGCGGGGAGACTCACCGGTCCTCATCGCTGCTGTCATTCCGGGGGGCCATGCTGCG GCAGCTGGCCTGCAGGAGGGCGACTACATCGTGTCTGTGAATGGGCAGCCGTGTAAGTGGTGGAAGCACGCCGAGGTGGTGGCCCAGCTGAAGGGCGTGGGTGACGAGGGCGTGAGCCTGCAGGTGGTGACGCTGCTGCCCAGCACTGAGCCACCCAGCACA GGGGACCGCCGGCCAGCCCTGCGGGGGCTTCTGAGGAACCAGAAGGAGTGTGGCTGGGGCACCTCAGTGCCTGTGCGaaccagccccaggcccctccttGGCTGGGGCCGCAAGGCCAAGAGGGACAAGACTGCAGGGGGGCTGtccccagcctcccagccctGA